Proteins from a single region of Desulfobacter postgatei 2ac9:
- the miaB gene encoding tRNA (N6-isopentenyl adenosine(37)-C2)-methylthiotransferase MiaB yields the protein MSQDKPKAYVNTIGCQMNVYDSQILAGLLQNAGYEQTHDPDLADLVLCNTCAIRHKAQEKAYSFLGRFAGTRIKGKRPLTIMAGCVAQKEKEKAFVRLPHLDLVLGTQAFGRFETHIKALVAGETRIVDTEPSENIFEGFPKHAMAEKIQVSRFVTIMQGCENFCTYCVVPYVRGKEKSRNPSAIVEEIEGLAKSGVREITLLGQNVNSYAGNNGQVCFPDLLHLVSRVEGIERIRFATSHPKDLSADLIEAIKDVDKVCNHLHLPVQSGSNDILKRMNRKYDRETYFTRISALRQACPDIALSTDIIVGFPGETRFDFEQTMNLLETVEFDAVFAFAYSARSFTPAAKFSNQLDEQIKRDRLNELLDFQEKITEEKNKAFVGKKVTVLVEGDSPKPRDGFVKKNKNTRQMFGRSDANKIVHFASDQAGIGDLVTLEIINAYPHSLWGEVCESD from the coding sequence AGCCAAAAGCCTATGTAAACACCATCGGGTGCCAGATGAATGTGTATGATTCCCAGATTCTGGCCGGTCTTTTGCAAAATGCAGGATATGAACAAACCCATGACCCGGACCTGGCAGATCTGGTTTTGTGTAATACCTGCGCCATCCGCCATAAGGCCCAAGAGAAGGCCTATAGCTTTTTAGGCCGTTTTGCGGGCACAAGGATTAAAGGGAAACGTCCGCTGACCATCATGGCCGGCTGTGTGGCACAAAAAGAAAAGGAAAAAGCATTTGTCCGCCTGCCGCATCTTGACCTGGTTTTAGGCACCCAGGCCTTTGGTCGTTTTGAAACCCATATTAAAGCGCTGGTTGCCGGTGAAACCCGCATTGTTGACACAGAACCCAGCGAAAATATCTTCGAAGGCTTCCCCAAGCACGCAATGGCCGAAAAAATTCAGGTATCACGCTTTGTGACCATTATGCAGGGGTGTGAAAATTTTTGCACATATTGTGTGGTGCCCTATGTTCGGGGAAAGGAAAAAAGTCGGAATCCATCTGCCATTGTAGAAGAAATTGAGGGCTTGGCGAAATCCGGGGTGCGTGAGATTACCCTGCTGGGCCAGAATGTTAATTCCTATGCCGGTAATAATGGGCAGGTCTGTTTTCCTGATTTACTTCACCTTGTCAGCAGGGTGGAGGGGATTGAACGTATCCGGTTTGCCACTTCCCATCCCAAGGATTTATCAGCGGATCTGATCGAGGCCATAAAGGATGTTGACAAGGTATGCAACCATCTTCATCTGCCGGTTCAGTCAGGTTCAAACGACATATTAAAACGGATGAACCGCAAGTATGACCGGGAGACCTATTTCACACGAATTTCAGCCCTAAGGCAGGCTTGCCCGGATATTGCCCTGTCCACGGATATTATCGTGGGATTTCCGGGTGAAACCCGTTTCGATTTTGAGCAGACCATGAATCTGCTTGAAACCGTGGAATTTGATGCGGTCTTTGCTTTTGCCTATTCAGCAAGGTCATTTACGCCGGCTGCCAAATTTTCAAACCAGCTGGATGAACAGATTAAGCGCGATCGGCTAAATGAACTGCTTGATTTCCAGGAGAAGATAACAGAAGAGAAAAACAAAGCCTTTGTTGGCAAAAAAGTTACGGTGCTGGTGGAAGGTGACAGCCCTAAACCAAGGGACGGGTTCGTAAAGAAGAATAAAAATACCAGGCAGATGTTTGGCAGAAGTGATGCAAACAAAATTGTGCATTTTGCATCGGACCAGGCCGGCATCGGGGATCTGGTTACACTCGAAATTATAAATGCATACCCCCATTCCCTTTGGGGAGAGGTCTGCGAAAGCGATTAA
- the map gene encoding type I methionyl aminopeptidase: protein MKIKSTSIRPNELCPCGSGKKFKNCCRNKKTEISLKDKYKNKYDIILKTPEQVDGIRKCGELLLSIMDGVEAMIRPGLKTDDINTYVHEQTIKAGAVPAPLNYRGYPKSVCVSINEVICHGIPGERVLEDGDIVNIDITPILNGYYADANKTFFVGTPGRDAQKIVAVAAESLRRGIEQVKPGATLGDIGHAIQKYAEGQGCSVVREFVGHGVGIDFHEQPQVLHFGRPGTGVTLVPGMVFTIEPMVNLGKKELHVLEDRWTAVTNDGSLSAQFEQTILVTDDGYESLTPYEL from the coding sequence ATGAAAATTAAATCAACGAGCATTCGACCCAATGAACTGTGCCCGTGCGGTAGCGGGAAAAAATTTAAAAATTGCTGCCGGAATAAAAAAACTGAAATTTCTTTGAAGGATAAGTATAAAAACAAGTATGATATTATCCTGAAAACACCTGAACAGGTTGATGGCATCAGGAAATGCGGGGAACTGCTTTTGTCTATTATGGACGGGGTTGAGGCCATGATTCGCCCCGGCTTGAAAACCGATGACATCAACACCTATGTTCATGAACAGACCATAAAAGCCGGGGCTGTTCCGGCACCACTCAACTACAGGGGGTATCCCAAGAGTGTCTGCGTTTCCATTAATGAGGTGATCTGCCACGGAATCCCCGGCGAGCGGGTTCTTGAGGATGGGGATATCGTCAATATTGATATCACACCGATTCTAAACGGTTACTATGCCGACGCCAATAAAACCTTTTTTGTGGGTACGCCCGGACGCGATGCCCAAAAAATTGTGGCTGTGGCGGCCGAAAGTCTGCGGCGGGGTATAGAGCAGGTCAAGCCTGGGGCCACCCTGGGGGATATTGGTCATGCCATTCAAAAATACGCCGAGGGCCAGGGATGTTCGGTGGTCAGGGAGTTCGTGGGTCATGGCGTGGGAATTGATTTTCATGAACAGCCCCAGGTCCTTCATTTTGGACGTCCCGGTACCGGTGTTACCCTTGTTCCCGGCATGGTGTTTACCATAGAACCCATGGTTAACCTGGGCAAAAAAGAATTGCATGTGCTTGAGGACAGGTGGACAGCTGTGACCAATGACGGCTCCCTGTCCGCCCAGTTTGAGCAAACCATCCTTGTGACAGATGACGGGTATGAGAGTTTGACCCCATATGAGTTATAG
- a CDS encoding lysophospholipid acyltransferase family protein: MSYSKTVLNKVFSAVFILFIGISSAFFFCVACVLRICTAPFDPRRIVSNVFSAFWASVYTWAMPYWFVKIVGREKLDIRKNYVFVSNHQSQLDILVLYRLLFPYRWVSKSSVFRLPFIGWNMAFNNGDIKLKRGDKESIKAMMAECEDLLRRNISIFFFPEGTRSKDGHIGRFKPGAFILAKNTGVDIQPIAISNTNKALPKYSLTFQGHTEMTVKVLDTIPFSQFSEMAPDNIAAMVRSLISEHVC; encoded by the coding sequence ATGAGTTATAGCAAAACAGTATTAAATAAGGTTTTTTCAGCCGTTTTTATTCTATTTATCGGTATCTCCTCCGCCTTTTTTTTCTGTGTGGCCTGTGTGTTGCGAATATGCACAGCGCCTTTTGATCCGCGAAGGATTGTGTCAAACGTTTTCAGTGCGTTCTGGGCCTCGGTTTATACCTGGGCCATGCCGTACTGGTTCGTAAAAATTGTGGGGCGGGAGAAGCTCGATATTCGCAAAAACTATGTATTTGTATCTAATCATCAAAGCCAGCTGGACATCCTTGTACTTTACCGACTGCTGTTTCCCTATCGGTGGGTGTCTAAAAGTTCCGTTTTCCGGCTGCCGTTCATTGGTTGGAATATGGCATTTAACAATGGGGATATTAAACTTAAGCGCGGTGACAAAGAGAGCATTAAGGCCATGATGGCCGAGTGTGAGGATCTTTTAAGGCGGAATATCTCCATTTTTTTTTTCCCCGAAGGCACAAGGTCCAAAGATGGTCATATTGGCAGATTCAAACCCGGGGCGTTTATCCTGGCTAAAAACACAGGTGTTGACATTCAGCCCATTGCCATCAGTAATACCAATAAGGCGTTGCCTAAATATTCACTAACCTTTCAGGGACACACCGAGATGACCGTGAAGGTTCTAGACACCATTCCCTTTTCCCAGTTCAGTGAGATGGCCCCTGACAATATTGCCGCCATGGTAAGATCGTTGATCTCCGAACATGTTTGTTGA
- the nifH gene encoding nitrogenase iron protein, which translates to MRKVAIYGKGGIGKSTTTQNTVAGLVEAGKKIMIVGCDPKSDSTRLMLNGLAQKTVLDTLREEGEDVELEDVRKEGYGGVLCTESGGPEPGVGCAGRGIITSINLLEQLGAYDEEQHLDYVFYDVLGDVVCGGFAMPIREGKAQEIYIVVSGEMMAMYAANNICKGIVKFAQSGGVRLGGLICNSRQVDNEEEMILQLAKRLGTQMIHFVPRHNMVQQAEINRKTVIDFAPDHPQADEYRSLARKMDENEMFVIPTPLEIEELEALLIKYGIAA; encoded by the coding sequence ATGAGAAAAGTAGCAATCTACGGAAAAGGCGGCATCGGCAAATCCACAACAACCCAGAATACGGTAGCAGGGCTGGTGGAAGCAGGTAAAAAAATCATGATCGTGGGATGCGACCCCAAGTCCGACTCAACACGGCTCATGCTCAACGGCCTGGCCCAGAAAACCGTTCTGGATACCCTGAGAGAAGAGGGTGAAGATGTAGAGCTTGAAGACGTTAGAAAAGAAGGATACGGCGGGGTTCTGTGTACGGAATCAGGTGGACCCGAACCTGGTGTAGGCTGCGCCGGCCGCGGTATCATCACCTCCATCAACCTGCTCGAACAGCTGGGCGCCTACGACGAAGAGCAGCATCTGGATTATGTATTTTATGATGTTCTGGGCGATGTTGTGTGCGGCGGTTTTGCCATGCCCATCCGTGAAGGCAAGGCCCAGGAGATCTATATTGTCGTCTCCGGCGAGATGATGGCCATGTACGCGGCCAACAACATCTGCAAGGGTATCGTGAAATTTGCCCAGTCGGGCGGGGTTCGTCTCGGCGGCCTGATCTGCAACTCCCGTCAGGTCGACAACGAAGAGGAAATGATTTTGCAGCTGGCCAAGAGACTGGGCACCCAGATGATCCACTTTGTTCCCAGGCATAACATGGTCCAGCAGGCTGAGATCAACAGAAAGACGGTTATCGATTTTGCACCGGATCACCCCCAGGCAGATGAATACCGCTCCCTGGCCAGAAAAATGGATGAAAATGAAATGTTTGTCATCCCCACCCCCCTTGAGATTGAAGAACTTGAGGCCCTGCTCATTAAATACGGGATCGCGGCGTAA
- the nifD gene encoding nitrogenase molybdenum-iron protein alpha chain, whose translation MTGERTITVNPEDVKKEILAKYPPKVARKRGKQITPVSSEEDKGSLTVGANVRTVPGIITQRGCCYAGCKGVIMGPTRDIINLTHGPIGCGFYSWLTRRNQTRPPSDDAENYMTYCFSTDMQDEDIVFGGEKKLKAAIQEAYDIFKPKTISIFSTCPVGLIGDDVHAVAREMKAKLGINIFGFSCEGYKGVSQSAGHHIANNTIFTHVVGLDDTISDAKYKINLLGEYNIGGDAFIIDDLLEKCGISVVSTFSGNSTIDQFANCHTADLNAVMCHRSINYVADMLEIKYGIPWIKISFLGPKSTAQSLRKIAAYFEDQELIDTVEKVIAEEMIPVEAKIKEIKPRCEGKTAMMFVGGSRAHHYQELFRDLGMEVLSAGYEFAHRDDYEGRHVIPDIKIDADSRNIEELEIEPDETRYNPRKTEAQIKALEEKGVAFKEYEGMIPDMAKGSLIVDDISHHETETLIEMYKPDIFCAGIKEKYAVQKHGIPMKQLHSYDSGGPYAVFKGAINFYEEIDRMLNANIWHYLEAPWQKAPELSGKYAAE comes from the coding sequence ATGACAGGCGAACGAACCATCACCGTTAACCCGGAAGATGTAAAAAAAGAAATACTGGCCAAATATCCACCCAAAGTGGCCCGGAAACGCGGCAAGCAGATCACCCCGGTTTCCAGCGAAGAAGACAAAGGCAGTCTCACAGTCGGTGCCAATGTCCGGACCGTTCCGGGCATCATCACCCAGAGAGGATGCTGCTATGCCGGTTGCAAAGGCGTTATCATGGGTCCGACCCGGGACATCATCAATCTGACCCACGGCCCCATCGGCTGCGGATTCTACTCCTGGCTGACGCGGCGCAACCAGACCCGTCCCCCATCAGACGATGCAGAAAATTATATGACCTACTGCTTTTCCACGGACATGCAGGACGAAGATATTGTTTTCGGCGGGGAAAAGAAACTGAAGGCCGCCATCCAGGAAGCCTACGACATTTTTAAACCCAAGACCATCTCCATCTTCTCCACCTGTCCGGTGGGCCTGATCGGTGATGATGTCCATGCCGTGGCCAGGGAGATGAAGGCAAAACTTGGCATCAATATATTTGGTTTCTCCTGTGAAGGATATAAAGGCGTAAGTCAGTCCGCGGGCCATCACATTGCCAACAACACCATTTTTACCCATGTTGTGGGCCTGGATGACACGATCTCGGACGCCAAATACAAGATCAACCTGTTGGGTGAGTACAATATCGGCGGCGACGCCTTTATTATTGACGACCTGCTCGAAAAATGCGGCATCAGTGTTGTTTCCACCTTTTCCGGCAACTCCACCATTGACCAGTTTGCCAACTGCCACACCGCAGATCTCAATGCGGTCATGTGCCACAGATCCATTAATTACGTGGCTGACATGCTTGAGATCAAATACGGTATCCCCTGGATAAAGATCAGCTTCCTGGGACCCAAGTCAACCGCCCAGAGTCTGCGCAAAATTGCAGCCTACTTTGAAGACCAGGAACTCATCGACACGGTGGAAAAGGTGATTGCCGAGGAGATGATTCCTGTTGAAGCCAAGATCAAAGAGATCAAACCCCGGTGCGAGGGTAAAACAGCCATGATGTTTGTGGGCGGTTCCCGTGCCCATCACTACCAGGAACTGTTCAGGGATCTGGGCATGGAAGTGCTCTCCGCCGGATACGAGTTTGCCCACAGGGATGACTATGAAGGGCGCCACGTCATTCCGGACATCAAGATTGATGCGGACTCCAGAAACATTGAGGAGCTGGAGATCGAACCCGATGAGACCCGGTACAACCCCAGAAAGACCGAAGCGCAGATCAAGGCCCTGGAAGAAAAGGGGGTTGCCTTCAAAGAGTATGAGGGGATGATTCCCGACATGGCCAAGGGTTCCCTGATTGTCGATGACATCAGCCACCATGAAACGGAAACCCTTATCGAAATGTACAAACCGGACATTTTTTGTGCCGGTATCAAGGAAAAATACGCAGTCCAGAAGCACGGTATTCCCATGAAGCAGCTGCACTCCTATGACTCGGGCGGACCCTATGCGGTATTTAAAGGCGCGATCAACTTTTATGAGGAAATTGACCGCATGCTCAATGCCAACATCTGGCACTACCTGGAAGCCCCGTGGCAGAAGGCCCCTGAATTGTCCGGCAAATACGCTGCAGAATAA
- the nifK gene encoding nitrogenase molybdenum-iron protein subunit beta, translating into MLLRHTPKEIKERKALAVNPAKTCQPIGAMYAGLGIYGCLPHSHGSQGCCAYHRSTLTRHYREPIMAATSSFTEGASVFGGQANLLQALLTIFTTYNPDMVAVHTTCLSETIGDDVNQIVKKAYKDGTIPEGKYVVHTSTPSYVGSHVTGFSNMVKSIAVQMAEKTGKSNGRVNIVPGFVEPSDMAEIKRIAAMLSVNPILFPDTSGVVNGPLTGKFEMYPKGGTPISDLKSAGDSMASIGLGAWASAEAVKALDAQCKVPCQVQDLPIGLLATDRFVDALRTVAGVSVPDCVTQERGQLLDVISDMQPHLYGKKVAIAGDPDQLIPLTEFLVTIGMKPVHIVTGTPGKAFTKRIKEITARFGDQINVQNPGDMFLLHQWIKNEPVDLLICNTYGKYMARDEDIPFVRHGFPILDRIGHAYFPTVGYKGGLHLLEKILGVLMDRKDRDASEETFELVE; encoded by the coding sequence ATGCTGCTTCGACATACACCTAAAGAGATTAAAGAAAGAAAGGCCCTGGCGGTTAACCCGGCTAAAACCTGCCAGCCCATCGGGGCCATGTACGCCGGCCTCGGTATTTACGGCTGCCTGCCTCACAGCCATGGGTCCCAGGGCTGCTGCGCTTATCACAGATCCACCCTGACCCGCCATTACCGTGAACCCATCATGGCGGCCACCTCCTCCTTTACCGAAGGTGCATCGGTGTTCGGCGGCCAGGCCAACCTGCTCCAGGCCCTGTTAACCATATTTACCACCTACAACCCGGACATGGTCGCGGTTCACACCACCTGTCTGTCGGAAACCATCGGCGACGACGTGAACCAGATTGTCAAGAAAGCCTATAAAGACGGCACCATCCCCGAAGGCAAGTATGTCGTTCATACGTCAACACCATCCTATGTCGGATCCCATGTCACCGGTTTTTCCAATATGGTTAAATCCATAGCGGTTCAGATGGCTGAAAAGACCGGCAAATCCAACGGGAGAGTCAACATTGTGCCCGGATTTGTGGAGCCTTCGGATATGGCTGAAATTAAAAGAATCGCTGCAATGTTGAGCGTAAACCCCATCCTCTTTCCGGATACCTCCGGCGTTGTCAACGGACCGCTCACCGGAAAATTTGAGATGTATCCCAAAGGCGGCACTCCGATCAGTGATCTGAAAAGCGCGGGTGACAGCATGGCTTCGATCGGCCTGGGCGCCTGGGCGTCTGCAGAAGCGGTCAAAGCACTTGACGCCCAGTGCAAGGTCCCCTGCCAGGTGCAGGATCTGCCCATCGGCCTTCTGGCCACAGACCGGTTCGTTGATGCCCTGCGTACCGTAGCCGGCGTCAGTGTACCCGATTGCGTTACCCAGGAGCGCGGTCAGCTGTTGGATGTCATCTCAGACATGCAGCCCCACCTGTACGGCAAAAAGGTTGCCATTGCCGGTGACCCGGACCAGCTCATCCCCCTGACCGAATTTCTGGTCACCATCGGCATGAAACCGGTCCACATCGTTACCGGCACCCCGGGCAAGGCCTTTACCAAACGGATCAAGGAGATCACGGCCAGGTTCGGAGACCAGATCAATGTCCAGAACCCCGGCGACATGTTCCTGCTGCATCAGTGGATCAAGAATGAACCTGTGGACCTGCTTATCTGCAACACCTACGGCAAGTACATGGCCCGGGACGAGGATATCCCCTTTGTACGCCACGGCTTCCCCATCCTGGACCGGATCGGCCACGCCTACTTCCCCACAGTGGGGTACAAAGGCGGGCTGCACCTTCTGGAGAAAATCCTGGGCGTCCTCATGGACCGCAAGGACCGGGATGCATCTGAAGAAACGTTTGAACTGGTAGAATAG
- the nifE gene encoding nitrogenase iron-molybdenum cofactor biosynthesis protein NifE, which produces MTSISVLKQREKQIYQKGKQPFEMTCETKSLAGAVSQRACVFCGSRVVLYPIADALHLIHGPIGCASYTWDIRGAQSSGPELHRMSFSTDLSETDIIYGGEKKLKKALLELIEKYSPKAAFIYCTCIVGIIGDDVDAVCRQVEKETNIPVIAVHSEGFKGTKKDGYKAACDALFSLIERNKAPRVTIPDSINILGEFNIGGETWIIKKYYEAMGVKVVSVITGDGRVDEVMQARNAALNVVQCSGSVTHLAKQMEKEYGIPFIRVSYFGIEDTSDALYQVAVHFKKTPEILKKTRELIKKEVKAIVPSLETMKKDLEGKKAAIYVGGAFKAFSLIKALKTLGMEVVLAGSQTGTKEDYEVLRQMCNEGTVILDDSNPLELAKYSVEKDADLFIGGVKERPIAYKMGIGFCDHNHERKIPLVGFEGMVNFAKEVHGTVTSPIWDLVPRRQNPIGKEGAI; this is translated from the coding sequence ATGACCTCCATATCGGTACTCAAGCAGAGAGAAAAACAGATCTACCAGAAGGGAAAACAGCCCTTTGAGATGACATGTGAAACCAAGAGTCTGGCCGGCGCAGTCAGCCAGCGGGCCTGTGTATTCTGCGGCTCCAGGGTGGTGCTTTATCCCATCGCGGATGCCTTGCATCTGATTCACGGCCCCATCGGGTGCGCCTCCTATACCTGGGATATCAGAGGGGCCCAGTCTTCGGGCCCGGAGCTTCATCGGATGAGTTTTTCAACGGATCTGTCAGAGACCGATATTATCTATGGCGGAGAAAAAAAGCTGAAAAAGGCATTGCTGGAGCTGATTGAAAAGTATTCACCCAAAGCCGCCTTTATCTATTGTACCTGCATTGTGGGCATTATTGGTGATGACGTGGACGCGGTCTGCCGCCAGGTGGAAAAAGAGACCAATATTCCTGTCATCGCTGTCCACTCTGAAGGATTTAAAGGAACCAAAAAAGACGGGTACAAGGCAGCCTGCGACGCGTTGTTCAGCCTGATCGAAAGAAACAAGGCTCCCCGGGTCACCATTCCCGACTCCATCAATATCCTGGGGGAATTCAATATTGGCGGAGAGACATGGATCATAAAAAAATATTATGAAGCCATGGGGGTCAAGGTGGTCTCCGTGATCACCGGTGACGGCCGGGTGGACGAGGTTATGCAGGCGCGCAATGCAGCCCTGAACGTGGTCCAGTGTTCAGGGTCGGTCACCCATCTGGCAAAGCAGATGGAAAAAGAGTACGGCATCCCTTTTATCAGGGTCTCCTATTTCGGTATTGAAGACACCTCGGATGCCCTGTACCAGGTGGCGGTACACTTTAAGAAAACCCCTGAGATTTTAAAAAAGACCCGGGAGCTGATCAAAAAAGAGGTCAAGGCCATTGTTCCGAGCCTGGAAACCATGAAAAAAGATCTTGAAGGCAAAAAAGCCGCCATATACGTGGGCGGCGCGTTCAAGGCATTCTCCCTGATCAAGGCATTGAAAACCCTTGGCATGGAAGTGGTCTTGGCCGGATCACAGACCGGCACCAAGGAAGATTATGAGGTGCTCAGGCAGATGTGCAACGAGGGAACCGTAATTTTAGACGACTCAAACCCCCTGGAGCTGGCCAAATATTCCGTTGAAAAGGATGCGGACCTGTTTATCGGCGGCGTTAAGGAACGCCCCATTGCATATAAAATGGGCATCGGGTTCTGCGACCATAACCATGAACGAAAAATTCCTTTGGTAGGCTTTGAAGGCATGGTCAATTTTGCAAAAGAAGTACACGGAACCGTTACAAGCCCGATATGGGATCTTGTTCCCAGACGGCAGAACCCAATCGGAAAGGAAGGTGCGATATGA
- a CDS encoding nitrogenase component 1 has protein sequence MTPSRPYKETPSYTATQNACKLCTPLGASLVFQGIEGCVPLLHGSQGCSTYMRRYLISHFKEPVDIASSNFTEETAVFGGGANLKLAIENVARQYAPSMIGIATTCLSETIGDDVRLILNSMDNSINGTALVHVSTPSYSGTHVDGFHGAVAAVVDRFNPADKRIVYRPKKKKTINLFPGMLSNEDLRHLKDIFEDFHTPVTILPDYSERLEGPSWQEYQAIQKGGTTLSAIEKMNVSVHSMEFGAVLALAAEKGQATAGGILNKRFGVSCTRLPIPIGVKATDRFLDILSQISRRPVPERYKKEKWRVVDTYVDGNKYVSKKRALIYGEEDFVVSMAGFLAEVGIIPVLCASGGKSKTFKAALEQTLPENLIDQVIIQNDMDFTCMEETAAAMPEALRPELIIGNSKGYAMARRLKIPMVRVGFPIHDRVGGSRILHVGYKGAQQLFDTIVNAILTEKQTESRIGYSYM, from the coding sequence ATGACCCCGAGCAGACCTTATAAAGAGACCCCCTCATATACCGCCACCCAGAATGCATGCAAACTGTGCACGCCTTTAGGGGCCAGCCTGGTGTTCCAGGGAATTGAAGGCTGTGTGCCCCTGCTTCATGGCTCACAGGGATGTTCAACCTATATGCGGCGCTACCTGATCTCCCATTTCAAGGAGCCCGTGGATATTGCCTCTTCCAACTTCACCGAGGAGACGGCCGTATTCGGCGGCGGGGCCAACCTGAAGCTGGCCATTGAAAACGTGGCTCGCCAGTATGCCCCGAGCATGATCGGTATCGCCACCACCTGCCTGTCCGAAACCATTGGGGACGATGTCCGGTTGATATTAAACAGCATGGACAATAGCATCAACGGCACGGCCCTGGTCCATGTCTCCACACCATCATATTCGGGCACTCACGTGGACGGATTCCATGGCGCCGTGGCGGCTGTGGTGGACCGCTTCAACCCGGCGGATAAAAGAATCGTTTACCGGCCCAAGAAAAAGAAAACCATTAATCTGTTTCCCGGCATGCTCTCCAACGAAGACCTGCGGCATTTAAAAGACATTTTTGAAGATTTCCATACCCCTGTCACCATCCTGCCCGATTATTCCGAGCGGCTGGAAGGACCCTCCTGGCAGGAATATCAGGCCATCCAGAAAGGCGGCACCACGCTTTCCGCCATTGAGAAAATGAACGTCTCTGTTCACAGTATGGAGTTCGGTGCCGTACTCGCCCTGGCCGCGGAAAAGGGTCAGGCGACCGCAGGAGGCATCCTGAACAAACGCTTCGGCGTTTCCTGCACACGCCTGCCCATTCCCATCGGGGTAAAGGCCACGGACCGCTTTTTGGATATCCTGTCCCAGATTTCGCGCCGGCCCGTGCCCGAACGCTACAAAAAAGAGAAATGGCGGGTGGTGGATACCTATGTGGACGGCAATAAATATGTATCGAAAAAACGGGCCCTGATTTATGGCGAAGAAGATTTTGTGGTCTCCATGGCCGGATTCCTTGCCGAAGTGGGCATCATCCCTGTGCTCTGTGCATCCGGCGGCAAAAGCAAAACATTTAAAGCCGCCCTTGAACAGACGTTGCCCGAAAATCTCATTGACCAGGTCATCATCCAGAACGACATGGACTTCACCTGCATGGAAGAGACCGCCGCAGCCATGCCCGAAGCGCTGCGGCCTGAACTCATCATCGGCAACTCCAAGGGATACGCCATGGCAAGACGCCTGAAAATCCCCATGGTCCGGGTGGGATTCCCCATCCACGACCGGGTGGGCGGTTCGCGTATCCTGCACGTGGGATACAAAGGTGCCCAGCAGTTGTTTGACACCATCGTCAATGCAATTTTAACGGAAAAACAGACCGAATCCAGAATCGGATACTCATATATGTAA